Part of the Triticum urartu cultivar G1812 unplaced genomic scaffold, Tu2.1 TuUngrouped_contig_6054, whole genome shotgun sequence genome is shown below.
ATGAGCTTTCTCTGCACTCAATAATATTTTCCGTATCTTTCTTCCTATTTCTGTCCATGGGCATTAATATTGCAATAAGAAGTTGCACCTATACATTGGCTTTGGCCCTGGTAAGCCCCTTGGCAGGGGATAATGTCACCGCTGATATTCTTTCATGTCAAGCTGGAAACTAACTGTTGTTGCCGGATATATTGACCTCTGAAACAAGAGCTTAAATTTATGAAATCAGGTATACCTGCAAGATGGACGACCCATATTTGTTAACCAAGCATTTACATCATCAAACAAAAACTAAAATGAGTGAGTAGCTGCAGTACCATTCAGAGTCAGGGATACACACATTACTTCATCCAAATGCAGTGCACTATCACTAGGAGCCTCAGCATTAGACCATATAAGGCAGTTGCAAACTGACCCTAATGCTTAAATGAAGTAAATCAAATGCAGTCGACCAAAAAAGGCATTTAGTTAACGATGTTTGCCGTACACACGCTGGATCGCGTTAGAAGAAGTTGGCTCAACAGTAACCACAGAAAGAAACACAGTACAGTTTGGGATCATTACAGAGAATGAGATCCTCCAAGGCACACCTCAAGCAGAAGGTAGTGGCAAATCATAACATTCCTTGGCCATGTGAACGCACTGTAACCAATGTAGAACCTCCACATTAGGGTCCTCCTCTAGAACCACGTCTCTAGCAGCAATCTGAATTGCACCACGGTACATGACAATCCTCCCACGAACCCTCAACAAAGTGCCCAAGCGTACCACCTCCGACATTTTCAATGCCATCTCTCCAGTTGGATCAGAATCTGATGAAGTGTTTGCATTCAGGTACTGGTGGTTCAGCCACAGGACACATGGTACACAGCCAGTGCCATCATCAACCAGGAAGCGCAGAAACTTCTCCCTGCGGTCACGTGAAACAACAATCCCGACAACCTCAGCACGGGCAACTGTACGGCCACAGCGAAGAAAGGAAGGCGGCGGTGTATGTCGGGGAGTCAGAGAGAGAAGGTCGGCAGCCAGAAGTTTGACGTGCACAAGATGAAGGGAGTCCATGCTGAGTCTGCATACAAGTGATACAACCC
Proteins encoded:
- the LOC125530079 gene encoding CST complex subunit STN1-like gives rise to the protein MDSLHLVHVKLLAADLLSLTPRHTPPPSFLRCGRTVARAEVVGIVVSRDRREKFLRFLVDDGTGCVPCVLWLNHQYLNANTSSDSDPTGEMALKMSEVVRLGTLLRVRGRIVMYRGAIQIAARDVVLEEDPNVEVLHWLQCVHMAKECYDLPLPSA